In Capsicum annuum cultivar UCD-10X-F1 unplaced genomic scaffold, UCD10Xv1.1 ctg53278, whole genome shotgun sequence, a single genomic region encodes these proteins:
- the LOC107843244 gene encoding F-box/kelch-repeat protein At1g57790 (The sequence of the model RefSeq protein was modified relative to this genomic sequence to represent the inferred CDS: added 32 bases not found in genome assembly): protein MAGRKRRKMKLLAATAPTAPTIPTAPNNGGASSEEREANEHNSLSRVPAELLEQILCRLNLKENVRASAVCKQWLAASISVRVANKPPWLMFFPKFGDMVEFYDPSVRQTYSVELPELRGSRLCYAKDGWLLLYKPRTLSVFFFNPYTRDVINLPALELTYQIVAFSEAPTSPDCLVFTVKHVSPTLVAISTCNPGATEWTTANYQNRLPFVSSIWNKLVFCNGLFYCLSLTGWLGVYDPEEQTWLVRVVPPPRCPENFFVKNWWKGKFMAEHNGDIYVIYTCSTANPVIYKLDQINKIWVEMQTLGGLTLFASFLSSQARTDILGVMRNSIYFSKVRFYGRRCISYSVDHDRYYPRKQCYDWGEQDPFESIWIDAPPDLSAFN, encoded by the coding sequence ATTAGCTGCGACCGCTCCAACTGCTCCAACCATTCCAACCGCTCCAAATAATGGTGGAGCTTCAAGTGAGGAGCGTGAAGCTAATGAGCATAACTCACTTTCTCGTGTTCCAGCTGAACTTCTAGAACAGATTCTGTGCCGGTTGAACTTGAAGGAAAACGTCCGTGCTTCTGCAGTTTGCAAGCAATGGCTTGCAGCTTCCATTTCTGTTCGAGTTGCAAATAAACCACCTTGGCTTATGTTTTTCCCGAAATTCGGTGACATGGTTGAATTCTATGACCCTTCAGTGAGGCAAACTTATTCAGTTGAGTTACCAGAGTTACGTGGCTCAAGGCTTTGTTATGCCAAGGATGGCTGGTTGCTGTTGTACAAACCGAGAACTTTATCTGTGTTCTTCTTCAATCCGTATACGAGGGACGTGATCAATTTGCCAGCTCTAGAATTAACATACCAGATAGTAGCTTTTTCTGAAGCTCCTACATCTCCCGACTGTCTTGTTTTCACAGTTAAGCATGTCAGCCCGACTTTGGTTGCAATTAGCACATGTAACCCGGGGGCAACTGAATGGACAACCGCCAATTACCAAAACCGTTTGCCATTTGTTAGCAGCATTTGGAACAAGTTAGTTTTCTGCAACGGTCTCTTTTATTGTCTGAGTCTTACTGGCTGGTTGGGAGTTTATGATCCAGAAGAACAGACTTGGCTTGTTCGCGTGGTTCCACCTCCCAGATGCCCCGAGAACTTTTTCGTCAAAAATTGGTGGAAAGGAAAGTTCATGGCAGAGCACAATGGAGATATCTATGTGATATACACTTGCTCTACTGCAAATCCGGTGATATATAAGTTGGACcaaattaataaaatttgggtGGAGATGcaaactttaggtggtttgaccCTTTTTGCGAGTTTCCTTTCGTCCCAAGCGAGGACAGACATTCTTGGGGTGATGAGAAACAGCATTTATTTTTCTAAGGTTCGTTTTTATGGAAGGCGTTGCATATCCTATTCTGTGGATCATGACAGATACTACCCGCGAAAGCAGTGTTATGATTGGGGAGAACAAGATCCGTTTGAGAGCATTTGGATTGATGCACCGCCGGATCTTTCAGCCTTTAACTGA